AGCATTTTAGCTCCGTAGCCGCTTTTTGAAAGGCCTCTTGTAAATTTGAAGCTTCGATACGCATTATGCTTTTACCTCCGCTTTTTTCTGTTTTGCAAAAAGTTTATTAACAAAAATTTGCTGAATAACAGAACAAACGTTGTTTATAAACCAGTAAAGTGTAAGGCCTGCAGGGAAGGTCACAAAGAAAAATGTAAATATTAGCGGTAAAAATTTCATTATCTTTTCTTGCATAGGGTCGCTAAATGTTGTTGGTGTAAGTCTTTGCTGTAAAAACATAGTTACACCCATTAAGATAGGCAAGATAAAGTATGGATCCATCACAGAAAGGTCATGTATCCACAGTATCCACTCAGCGCCTTTAAGCTCGATCGCATTTAATAAAACCCTATAAATCGCGAAAAATACAGGAATTTGAAGTAGTATCGGCAGACATCCACCCATTGGATTTGCACCGTGCTTTTTATAAAGCTCCATCATATGTGCGTTTAGCTTTTGCGGATCGCCTTTATATTTTGCTTGAAGCTCTTTCATCTTAGGGGATAGTTCTTTTAGCTTGTTCATTGACAACATGCCTTTGTATGTTAGAGGGAACAATACTATCCTAATCACCAGTGTAAGAACAACTATTGCCCAACCCCAGTTGCCTATATGCGAATAAAGAAAGCTCAAAAATGCAAACATTGGTTTTGCTATAAAGCTAAACCAACCATATTCTACAACATCGGTTAGGCGTATATCTATCGCTTTTAACGCCCTATACTCTTTAGCGCCGATATATCCACTGCCTTTAAAATTTCCATTTTGTTTAATAAATGCTATTGCATTATTTTGTGGGTCTACGCTAGTAACAACACTTAAAGGCCTGTCAAAAGAGTAAAGCAAGGTTGTATAGTATCTATCCGAAGCAGCAGCTATATTTACGTCACTAAATGACTCTCCGCCATCTAAATCATCATCTTCAAGTATAGTAAGTTTCTCATCTGCATGTCTTAAAAGAACACCGTGGACCGTATAGCTATCAACCGAAACATTTGGTCTAAAACCAGGGGTTATAAAGTATTCTACTTCGCGACTTAAATCAACATCAACATCATAACTTCCATCCGGTCCAAAGGTTATCTTTTTAGTTATAGTAAGACCGTCTAAATTTTGAGTTAAATTTACACTCCTACTAGTGCCATCAACACTGATCTCATTTACATCAGCGCTATAGTTTACATTAAAGGCTTGGTTGTTTATAGTTGTGTCACTAAATCTAAGTTCAAGAGGCAAAGGAGACATTGCCGTTAGCTGAGTTCTTTCTCCATCTTCTGTTTTATATTTTTCTTCGTTAAGATAAAATTTACTGATACGACCTAGCTCATCTATATGAGCTTCATAGTCTTTAGCCTTAACAACAACTAGCGTTTTATCGCTATTTGTACTTGATGTTTTTGGAGTTAAAGAGCCGTTTTGAGATACGGGAGCCGAATTTGAAACTGATGTTTGCGCTTGAACGGTTTGATTTTGTTCATTTGGAAGCGTCTTTGGGATAAAAAAATAATCATAAACGATAAAAAAGACAAAGGATAAAAGAGTTGCGATAAGCACCCTTTTTTGTGTCGATAGGTTATTCATTTTAATGTTTTCCTCTTAATGAATCTAAAACTTTTATAACATAAAATTTACTATTTTTACAAGGAACCAACCAAAATTCAATATCTGCAACTTTATCCTGCTTTGATAGTGAAATGGATGTAAATTTTTTGCCTACAACAGGGTAATCTATACCACCTTTAAATAGTTGATTGCACTTTAGAATTCTCATAAGGACAGCAAAAGAAGCTAAAAAAATATTATTATTTTTAAATTGCCAAATGGCGTATTCCGAGCAAGAAGGATAATAGCGACAGGATTTAGGAAGAATTTTAGAAATGTAGTTTTGGTAAAATTTAATACACAAAATCGCAAATTTATTCATTTCAGGCATCCTAATTTCTTAAGCGACCAACGCACATTTTTTTGAATTTTATCAAACCTAAACTCATTAAGCCCATTTTTTGCTACTATGACGTAAATGCCGCTTTCAAGTTCGTCACAAACTTCTAAAAAAACTGCACGTAACAATCTTTTCGCCCTATTGCGGACGACCGCTTTTCCTACTTTTTTACTAGCTACTACTGCTAATTTGTTCTGGATTGAAGGTTTATAAAAAAGGACACAGAC
This is a stretch of genomic DNA from Campylobacter sp. RM6914. It encodes these proteins:
- the yidC gene encoding membrane protein insertase YidC → MNNLSTQKRVLIATLLSFVFFIVYDYFFIPKTLPNEQNQTVQAQTSVSNSAPVSQNGSLTPKTSSTNSDKTLVVVKAKDYEAHIDELGRISKFYLNEEKYKTEDGERTQLTAMSPLPLELRFSDTTINNQAFNVNYSADVNEISVDGTSRSVNLTQNLDGLTITKKITFGPDGSYDVDVDLSREVEYFITPGFRPNVSVDSYTVHGVLLRHADEKLTILEDDDLDGGESFSDVNIAAASDRYYTTLLYSFDRPLSVVTSVDPQNNAIAFIKQNGNFKGSGYIGAKEYRALKAIDIRLTDVVEYGWFSFIAKPMFAFLSFLYSHIGNWGWAIVVLTLVIRIVLFPLTYKGMLSMNKLKELSPKMKELQAKYKGDPQKLNAHMMELYKKHGANPMGGCLPILLQIPVFFAIYRVLLNAIELKGAEWILWIHDLSVMDPYFILPILMGVTMFLQQRLTPTTFSDPMQEKIMKFLPLIFTFFFVTFPAGLTLYWFINNVCSVIQQIFVNKLFAKQKKAEVKA
- the rnpA gene encoding ribonuclease P protein component, giving the protein MGSLANFESLSDSKEFSSVYKDAKRWHSEVCVLFYKPSIQNKLAVVASKKVGKAVVRNRAKRLLRAVFLEVCDELESGIYVIVAKNGLNEFRFDKIQKNVRWSLKKLGCLK
- the yidD gene encoding membrane protein insertion efficiency factor YidD; the encoded protein is MNKFAILCIKFYQNYISKILPKSCRYYPSCSEYAIWQFKNNNIFLASFAVLMRILKCNQLFKGGIDYPVVGKKFTSISLSKQDKVADIEFWLVPCKNSKFYVIKVLDSLRGKH